The proteins below come from a single Thermopolyspora flexuosa genomic window:
- a CDS encoding response regulator transcription factor, translated as MNRILIAEDEARIASFLEKGLRGNGFVTAVVSDGVSAYDYARSGEFDLMILDIGLPRIDGFTVLRRLREERVTIPVIILTARDSVADTVAGLEGGADDYLAKPFAFEELLARVRLRVRGSHSPEVTVLRVGDLALDLRSRRAYVGDRSVDLSAREFALAEVFCRHPDQVLTREQLLSLVWGFDFDPGSNVVDVYVRYLRRKLGAERIETVRGAGYRLRAG; from the coding sequence GTGAATCGCATTCTGATCGCCGAGGACGAGGCGCGGATCGCCTCCTTCCTGGAGAAAGGGCTGCGCGGCAACGGGTTCGTGACGGCGGTCGTCTCCGACGGCGTCTCGGCCTACGACTACGCCCGCAGCGGCGAGTTCGACCTGATGATCCTCGACATCGGCCTGCCGCGCATCGACGGGTTCACCGTGCTGCGGCGGCTGCGGGAGGAGCGGGTGACGATCCCCGTGATCATCCTGACCGCGCGGGACAGCGTCGCCGACACCGTCGCCGGGCTCGAGGGCGGGGCCGACGACTACCTCGCCAAGCCGTTCGCCTTCGAGGAGCTGCTCGCCCGGGTACGGCTGCGCGTGCGCGGCTCGCACAGCCCCGAGGTGACCGTGCTGCGGGTCGGCGACCTCGCGCTCGACCTGCGCAGCCGGCGGGCGTACGTCGGGGACCGCTCGGTCGACCTGTCCGCGCGGGAGTTCGCGCTCGCCGAGGTGTTCTGCCGCCACCCCGACCAGGTGCTCACCCGCGAGCAGCTGCTCAGCCTCGTGTGGGGGTTCGACTTCGACCCCGGCTCGAACGTCGTCGACGTGTACGTGCGCTACCTGCGGCGCAAGCTCGGCGCGGAGCGCATCGAGACCGTGCGGGGCGCCGGATACCGGCTCCGCGCCGGATGA
- a CDS encoding class F sortase translates to MGDRRGWPGGRGGRPMGLALAVAALVTAGACAAGAAPADAVAAGTQTAVREAAAARPVDAAAAPREGAADAADPVRLRIPAIRVSAKVIPLRLDRNGRLIAPQSFVHVGWNKAGPEPGEPGVAVIAGHVDSRSGPAVFFRLRQLRPGNRVHVDRADGSTVTFTVTRVARYPKNRIPNREVYGPAETPQLRLITCGGAFDRTRRSYRDNVVVFAR, encoded by the coding sequence ATGGGCGATCGCCGCGGATGGCCCGGCGGGCGCGGCGGCCGGCCGATGGGCCTCGCGCTCGCCGTCGCCGCCCTCGTCACCGCCGGCGCCTGCGCGGCCGGAGCCGCCCCGGCCGACGCGGTCGCCGCGGGGACGCAGACCGCGGTCCGCGAGGCCGCGGCGGCCCGCCCGGTCGACGCCGCCGCGGCTCCCCGCGAGGGCGCCGCCGACGCCGCAGACCCGGTACGGCTCCGCATCCCGGCGATCCGGGTCTCGGCCAAGGTGATCCCGCTCCGCCTGGACCGGAACGGCCGCCTCATCGCCCCGCAGAGCTTCGTGCACGTGGGCTGGAACAAGGCCGGGCCGGAGCCCGGCGAGCCGGGGGTCGCCGTGATCGCCGGGCACGTCGACTCCCGGTCCGGACCGGCGGTCTTCTTCCGCCTCCGGCAGCTGCGGCCCGGGAACCGCGTGCACGTCGACCGCGCGGACGGCAGCACGGTGACGTTCACCGTCACCCGCGTCGCCCGCTATCCGAAGAACCGCATCCCGAACAGGGAGGTGTACGGCCCGGCGGAAACCCCGCAACTCCGCCTGATCACCTGCGGCGGCGCCTTCGACCGGACCCGGCGCAGCTACCGGGACAACGTCGTGGTGTTCGCCCGCTGA
- a CDS encoding MerR family transcriptional regulator, giving the protein MFSIGDFARLGRVSVRMLRHYDALGLLRPARVDPHTGYRYYEAGQLSRLNRIIALKNLGLTLEQVGRVLEEKVGPEELHGMLRLRRAELEAQVAADLARLAEVEARLRMIETEGVMSIDVVVKSVPGVRLAELSGIAESFESDRIGAVIRPLYAELGRRIARAGLTPTGPGVAYYEPVAEGVRVHAGLQVNLEPGVSHDFDVVDLPAIEQAATVIHRGPMDTVGATYQLLATWIEENGYRGTGVAREVYLAYGEGDPAGWVTEIQEPVTRPA; this is encoded by the coding sequence ATGTTCAGCATCGGAGACTTCGCTCGGCTCGGCCGCGTGTCCGTGCGCATGCTGCGGCACTACGACGCGCTGGGGCTGCTGCGGCCCGCCCGGGTCGACCCGCACACCGGCTACCGCTACTACGAGGCGGGGCAGCTGTCCCGGCTCAACCGGATCATCGCCCTCAAGAACCTCGGCCTCACCCTCGAGCAGGTGGGCCGCGTGCTCGAGGAGAAGGTGGGCCCGGAGGAGCTGCACGGCATGCTGCGGCTGCGGCGCGCGGAGCTCGAGGCCCAGGTCGCCGCCGACCTGGCCCGGCTCGCCGAGGTCGAAGCGCGGCTCCGGATGATCGAGACGGAGGGCGTCATGTCCATCGACGTCGTGGTGAAGAGCGTGCCCGGGGTCCGGCTCGCCGAGCTCAGCGGCATCGCCGAGAGCTTCGAGTCGGACAGGATCGGCGCGGTGATCCGGCCGCTCTACGCCGAGCTCGGCAGGCGCATCGCCCGGGCCGGCCTCACCCCCACCGGCCCGGGCGTCGCCTACTACGAGCCGGTCGCCGAGGGCGTGCGGGTGCACGCCGGGCTCCAGGTGAACCTCGAGCCCGGCGTGAGCCACGACTTCGACGTCGTCGACCTGCCCGCGATCGAGCAGGCGGCGACCGTGATCCACAGGGGGCCGATGGACACCGTCGGCGCCACCTACCAGCTGCTCGCCACCTGGATCGAGGAGAACGGCTACCGCGGCACCGGGGTCGCCCGCGAGGTCTACCTCGCCTACGGGGAGGGCGACCCCGCCGGCTGGGTGACCGAGATCCAGGAGCCGGTGACCCGGCCCGCCTGA
- a CDS encoding TAXI family TRAP transporter solute-binding subunit: MRSLTRIAAAAAALVLLLTACGGERRGDAEGEAYKGGRLSIATGNTTGVYYQLGGGYADLLTKHLPGYQVTAEATGASVENIQRVVRGDSDIAFTLADTASDAATGRDAFSAPQPIRALARIYTNYTHVLARKDANVRTVADLKGKRVSTGSPNSGTETIALRLLRAAGLDPDADIRRQALSLPETVQGVKDGTIDALFWSGGLPTGGITDLVTNLKEQIVFVPLDDLLPKLQSEYGPIYQAGRLPREAYGTAEDVNTIVVPNMLVVSEAMPADLAENLTRILFEHQAELAKVHPEANNISREDAPKTDPVPLHDGAKRYFGVS, from the coding sequence ATGAGATCGCTGACCCGTATCGCCGCCGCCGCGGCCGCCCTCGTCCTCCTGCTCACCGCCTGCGGGGGTGAGCGCCGCGGCGACGCGGAAGGCGAGGCCTACAAGGGCGGCCGGCTGTCGATCGCCACCGGGAACACCACCGGCGTCTACTACCAGCTCGGCGGCGGGTACGCCGACCTGCTCACCAAGCACCTGCCCGGCTACCAGGTCACCGCCGAGGCCACCGGGGCGTCGGTGGAGAACATCCAGCGGGTGGTGCGCGGCGACTCCGACATCGCGTTCACGCTGGCGGACACCGCGAGCGACGCGGCGACCGGCCGGGACGCGTTCTCCGCGCCGCAGCCGATCCGCGCCCTCGCCCGCATCTACACGAACTACACCCACGTGCTCGCCCGCAAGGACGCGAACGTGCGCACGGTCGCCGACCTCAAGGGCAAGCGGGTCTCCACCGGCTCGCCGAACTCCGGCACCGAGACGATCGCGCTCCGCCTGCTGCGCGCGGCCGGGCTCGACCCGGACGCCGACATCAGGCGGCAGGCGCTGTCGCTGCCGGAGACCGTGCAGGGCGTCAAGGACGGCACCATCGACGCCCTGTTCTGGTCCGGCGGGCTGCCCACGGGCGGCATCACCGACCTCGTCACCAACCTGAAGGAGCAGATCGTCTTCGTGCCGCTCGACGACCTGCTCCCCAAGTTGCAGAGCGAGTACGGCCCGATCTACCAGGCCGGCCGGCTGCCCAGGGAGGCGTACGGCACGGCCGAAGACGTGAACACGATCGTCGTGCCGAACATGCTCGTCGTGTCCGAGGCAATGCCGGCCGACCTCGCCGAGAACCTCACCCGGATCCTCTTCGAGCACCAGGCCGAGCTGGCGAAGGTGCACCCCGAGGCGAACAACATCTCCCGCGAGGACGCGCCGAAGACCGACCCGGTGCCGCTCCACGACGGCGCCAAGCGGTACTTCGGCGTGTCCTGA
- a CDS encoding TRAP transporter permease — translation MPSAAQDAERQIPGEGTEEPSARSAEELIAEFDEERPARRLGGPLARVIGAVALGVSVYVLYAVFVPVQVLPYRMSFLAAVLPLTFLCYRARVRPRRRRPRRTGGATAGSAEAAAAPAKGHDNPGIIDWILAGLSLVVCAYPLVGFDDFIRRTFEPTVLDVAMGAGCLLLVLEATRRTVGAILPAICLAFLAYAYYGGYLPVDWSLGHRGYDIDRIIAHLYMGTEGLFGVPLDVAATYIVLFAIYGAVLEYSGAGAFFVNIAFAAFRRSSAAAGRTVTLAGFLLGTVSGSGTATAVSLGSVAWPVLRRAGYPRESGGGILAAAGIGAILSPPTLGAAAFIIAEYLKVSYLTVLLYATVPTILYYLGIILAIEIDARRLGTREVDLETPSAWRLLARFGYHFSSLIAIVVFMALGLSPFRAVVYATVLAFLLSFLDREHRLGPRRTARALSAGTLSVLPVAATTAAAGVIVGVVTLTGLGLKGSRIIVDLAGGNLVLTTVVAAVAVLILGLAVPVTASFIIAAVIIGPALQTLGVPPEATYMFIFYYAVLSEVTPPTALAAVAASAITGGDAIKTMMMAWKYTLPAFLVPFAFVLVPGGRALLGQAPPPQVLVALAVSAVAVAALAAATGGWMIRRAGVPERVLCAGAALVLLYLEPIPVVIGLALLAVALGVHLALRRPPDRRALA, via the coding sequence GCGCGGAGGAGCTCATCGCCGAGTTCGACGAGGAGCGGCCGGCGCGGCGGCTCGGCGGGCCGCTCGCCCGCGTCATCGGCGCCGTCGCCCTCGGCGTGTCGGTCTACGTGCTGTACGCGGTGTTCGTCCCGGTGCAGGTGCTGCCGTACCGGATGAGCTTCCTCGCGGCGGTGCTGCCGCTCACCTTCCTCTGCTACCGCGCCCGGGTACGGCCCCGCCGACGCCGCCCCCGGCGTACCGGCGGCGCCACCGCCGGCTCCGCCGAAGCCGCCGCCGCGCCGGCGAAGGGCCACGACAACCCGGGGATCATCGACTGGATCCTCGCCGGGCTCTCCCTCGTGGTGTGCGCCTACCCGCTGGTCGGCTTCGACGACTTCATCCGGCGCACCTTCGAGCCCACGGTGCTCGACGTGGCGATGGGCGCCGGGTGCCTGCTGCTCGTGCTGGAGGCGACCCGGCGCACCGTGGGCGCGATCCTGCCCGCGATCTGCCTCGCCTTCCTCGCGTACGCCTACTACGGCGGCTACCTGCCGGTCGACTGGTCGCTCGGGCACCGCGGGTACGACATCGACCGCATCATCGCCCACCTCTACATGGGCACCGAAGGGCTGTTCGGGGTGCCGCTCGACGTCGCCGCGACCTACATCGTGCTGTTCGCGATCTACGGCGCGGTGCTCGAGTACTCCGGCGCGGGGGCGTTCTTCGTCAACATCGCGTTCGCCGCGTTCCGGCGGTCGAGCGCGGCGGCCGGCCGTACCGTGACGCTCGCGGGCTTCCTGCTCGGCACGGTGTCCGGCTCGGGTACGGCGACCGCGGTCTCGCTGGGCAGCGTCGCCTGGCCGGTGCTGCGGCGGGCCGGGTACCCGCGGGAGAGCGGCGGCGGCATCCTCGCCGCGGCGGGCATCGGGGCGATCCTCTCGCCGCCCACGCTCGGCGCGGCGGCGTTCATCATCGCCGAGTACCTCAAGGTCTCGTACCTCACGGTGCTGCTCTACGCCACCGTGCCCACGATCCTCTACTACCTCGGGATCATCCTCGCGATCGAGATCGACGCCCGGCGGCTCGGCACCCGCGAGGTCGACCTGGAGACGCCCTCGGCGTGGCGGCTGCTCGCCCGGTTCGGCTACCACTTCTCGTCGCTGATCGCGATCGTGGTCTTCATGGCGCTCGGCCTGTCGCCGTTCCGCGCGGTCGTGTACGCCACCGTGCTCGCGTTCCTGCTCTCCTTCCTCGACCGCGAGCACCGGCTCGGCCCGCGCCGGACGGCCCGGGCGCTGTCCGCGGGCACGCTCAGCGTGCTGCCGGTCGCCGCCACCACCGCGGCCGCGGGCGTGATCGTCGGCGTGGTGACGCTCACCGGGCTGGGGCTGAAGGGGTCGCGGATCATCGTCGACCTGGCGGGCGGCAACCTCGTGCTCACCACGGTGGTCGCCGCGGTCGCGGTGCTCATCCTCGGGCTCGCCGTACCGGTGACCGCGTCGTTCATCATCGCGGCGGTGATCATCGGGCCCGCGCTGCAGACCCTGGGCGTCCCGCCCGAGGCCACCTACATGTTCATCTTCTACTACGCGGTGCTCTCCGAGGTCACGCCGCCGACCGCGCTCGCCGCGGTCGCCGCGTCCGCGATCACCGGCGGCGACGCGATCAAGACGATGATGATGGCCTGGAAGTACACCCTGCCCGCGTTCCTGGTGCCGTTCGCGTTCGTGCTCGTCCCCGGCGGGCGGGCACTGCTCGGGCAGGCCCCGCCGCCCCAGGTGCTGGTGGCGCTCGCGGTGTCGGCCGTGGCCGTCGCCGCGCTCGCGGCGGCGACGGGGGGCTGGATGATCCGCCGCGCCGGCGTGCCCGAGCGGGTGCTGTGCGCGGGCGCCGCGCTCGTCCTCCTCTACCTGGAACCCATCCCCGTCGTGATCGGCCTGGCCCTGCTCGCGGTCGCGCTCGGCGTCCACCTGGCGCTGCGGCGTCCCCCCGACCGGCGGGCCCTGGCCTGA